The Limnochordia bacterium genome window below encodes:
- the sigK gene encoding RNA polymerase sporulation sigma factor SigK — protein sequence MAISDSLRSILGSLIDSLACLAAYVTNSGVFPKPLSPVEEAKLLAEMQEGDERARNVLIEHNLRLVAHIVKKFENTSNEADDLISIGTIGLIKAINTYRVDRNTRLATYAARCIENEILMHLRSTKRLRGEVMLQDPIGSDKEGNEITLMDILSSDEDVGETVELRIEEERLLRKMDKLGKREKEVLELRYGLNGGPRRTQREISKRLGISRSYVSRIEKKAISKLHEEMCTD from the coding sequence GTGGCTATTAGTGATAGTCTAAGGTCCATCTTAGGTTCCCTAATAGACAGTCTGGCGTGTCTTGCAGCCTATGTGACCAATAGTGGTGTGTTCCCCAAGCCCCTCTCACCAGTGGAAGAGGCCAAGCTCCTTGCAGAGATGCAAGAAGGTGATGAACGGGCCAGGAACGTTTTGATTGAACATAACCTACGACTAGTTGCCCATATCGTGAAGAAATTCGAGAATACTTCTAACGAAGCTGATGATCTGATTTCCATAGGAACCATCGGACTAATTAAGGCGATCAATACCTATCGGGTTGACCGAAACACCCGGTTGGCTACATATGCGGCACGGTGTATTGAAAATGAGATTCTGATGCATTTGCGGTCAACAAAGAGACTGCGCGGTGAAGTAATGCTACAGGACCCGATTGGTTCTGACAAGGAAGGAAACGAGATTACGCTCATGGATATTCTAAGCTCCGATGAAGACGTCGGGGAGACTGTGGAACTTAGGATAGAAGAGGAACGGCTCCTCCGCAAAATGGATAAACTAGGCAAACGAGAGAAAGAAGTACTGGAGTTGCGCTATGGACTGAACGGAGGTCCCCGTAGAACCCAACGGGAGATCTCAAAACGACTGGGCATTTCACGTTCCTATGTTTCCCGCATTGAGAAGAAAGCGATCAGTAAGCTCCATGAGGAGATGTGTACTGATTAA
- the alaS gene encoding alanine--tRNA ligase: protein MESWTGNELRERFLSYFESKGHKRLPSASLVPHNDPTLLLTGAGMVPFKPFFLGLETPQYRRVTTCQRCLRTADIDNVGVTARHGTFFEMLGNFSFGDYFKKEAIEFAWEFVTKHLKFPVERLWITIYEDDDEAFDLWHKCIGIPKDRIVRLGRKDNFWEIGVGPCGPCSELHYDRGDAYACSSDCKPGCDCERFLEFWNLVFIQYHQDEAGNLTRLDQTGIDTGMGLDRVATILQGVENIFEIDLMRALIDEVAQLAGCKYKEDPKKDVSLRVITDHMRGAVFLAHDGVVPSNEGRGYVFRRLLRRAVRHGRLLGIVEPFTAQLAEKVVQLMGVGYPEICGSLEYIQEVLEQEEDRFSAALVQGGNLLDEIVQKTKAQNQKMIVGADAFRLYDTYGFPVELTAEIAKESGLELDFTGFREEMEQQRQRARAAQHKSKGYLGDTEESYDNLKDVQCCFKGYESWQREAKIVALLKEGGMVDRVSSSDKSVEIVLDQTPFYAESGGQVADIGTVTSSQGQAQVIDVTRPKEGLIVHRVEILQGEFSVGDVVCAAIDDTRRLATARNHTATHLLHQALKDVLGDHVAQSGSQVTPEGLRFDFTHLKGLSKDELNRVERQVNEHILANLPVVTDEMEIGQALEQGAVHLFDEKYGERVRVVQVGDYSKELCGGTHVQQTGQIGLCKIVSEGAISAGIRRIEAVTGLEALDMVQEQTALLGGLGEKLNVGIAGVMERVDKLLEELGQKEKTIGKLEAELAGNQVERLLSQVKRLDGVSVLVAEAQNADARVLREMGDELLARLESGVVLLGSRRDGKALFLGMASKEAVKLGVNAGAMIKEAAKAAGGGGGGRADMAQAGGKDPEKLELALAAGERVLREQLEK from the coding sequence ATGGAAAGCTGGACTGGTAATGAACTGCGGGAGCGGTTCTTAAGTTATTTTGAGAGTAAAGGGCACAAACGCTTACCGAGTGCCTCTTTGGTACCCCATAATGATCCAACACTGTTACTTACTGGTGCGGGTATGGTGCCCTTCAAACCATTTTTTCTGGGTTTGGAGACGCCCCAGTATCGCCGGGTGACTACCTGTCAACGGTGCTTGCGGACTGCCGACATAGATAATGTTGGCGTTACTGCACGACATGGTACCTTCTTTGAGATGTTGGGGAACTTCTCCTTTGGGGATTACTTCAAAAAGGAAGCGATCGAGTTTGCCTGGGAGTTTGTGACTAAACACTTGAAGTTTCCTGTTGAACGTTTATGGATCACGATTTATGAGGATGATGATGAGGCCTTTGACCTATGGCATAAGTGTATTGGTATCCCTAAGGATCGGATTGTTCGTCTGGGTCGAAAGGACAATTTCTGGGAGATCGGTGTTGGTCCCTGTGGTCCCTGCTCTGAGCTGCATTACGATCGGGGTGATGCCTATGCTTGTAGCAGCGACTGCAAACCCGGTTGCGATTGTGAACGCTTCTTAGAGTTTTGGAATTTGGTTTTTATTCAGTACCATCAAGATGAAGCGGGGAACCTGACCCGTCTCGATCAGACTGGTATTGATACAGGGATGGGCCTCGATCGGGTGGCGACGATTCTGCAGGGAGTCGAGAACATCTTTGAAATTGACCTAATGCGTGCCCTCATCGACGAGGTAGCCCAGCTTGCTGGTTGTAAGTACAAAGAGGACCCGAAGAAAGACGTCTCATTAAGGGTGATTACTGATCACATGCGGGGTGCTGTATTTCTAGCCCATGATGGAGTAGTACCAAGTAATGAGGGGCGGGGCTATGTCTTTCGCCGCCTATTGCGGCGGGCAGTGCGCCATGGACGATTACTAGGTATTGTGGAGCCTTTCACCGCCCAATTGGCCGAGAAGGTCGTCCAGTTAATGGGTGTGGGTTATCCCGAGATTTGCGGAAGTCTAGAGTATATTCAGGAGGTTCTAGAGCAGGAAGAAGATCGTTTTTCGGCAGCTTTAGTCCAGGGGGGTAATCTCCTCGATGAGATTGTGCAAAAGACAAAGGCGCAGAATCAAAAGATGATTGTCGGTGCCGATGCTTTTCGCCTCTACGATACCTATGGTTTCCCGGTGGAGCTAACCGCGGAGATTGCCAAGGAATCAGGTTTGGAACTGGATTTTACCGGTTTTAGGGAGGAAATGGAGCAGCAACGGCAAAGGGCCCGGGCCGCCCAACATAAGAGTAAGGGTTACCTAGGGGATACAGAGGAGTCCTATGATAATCTCAAGGATGTACAGTGTTGTTTTAAGGGTTATGAATCATGGCAAAGGGAAGCAAAGATTGTCGCCTTATTGAAGGAAGGCGGGATGGTCGATCGAGTCTCCAGTTCCGATAAATCAGTTGAAATAGTATTGGACCAGACACCCTTCTATGCTGAAAGTGGCGGGCAGGTTGCAGATATTGGTACTGTTACCTCTTCCCAAGGTCAAGCACAGGTGATAGATGTTACTCGCCCTAAGGAAGGGCTAATCGTGCATCGGGTGGAGATCCTTCAAGGTGAGTTTTCCGTAGGCGATGTTGTTTGTGCAGCTATTGATGACACCAGGCGTCTTGCCACCGCTAGAAACCATACAGCCACTCACCTTCTGCATCAAGCCCTAAAAGATGTACTAGGCGATCATGTGGCCCAATCAGGATCCCAGGTTACGCCCGAGGGACTACGTTTTGACTTTACTCACTTGAAGGGCCTATCTAAGGATGAGCTCAACCGGGTGGAACGACAGGTAAATGAGCATATTCTAGCTAATCTCCCGGTGGTTACCGATGAGATGGAGATCGGCCAAGCCCTGGAGCAAGGAGCCGTGCACTTATTTGATGAGAAGTACGGTGAGAGGGTCCGGGTGGTCCAGGTTGGAGATTACAGCAAGGAGCTATGCGGTGGTACCCACGTACAGCAGACCGGGCAGATCGGACTGTGCAAGATAGTGAGCGAAGGGGCCATTTCCGCTGGTATTCGTCGGATTGAAGCGGTAACTGGACTTGAGGCCCTGGATATGGTACAGGAGCAGACAGCTTTGCTAGGCGGGCTCGGTGAGAAACTGAATGTAGGTATTGCCGGTGTAATGGAACGGGTGGACAAGCTTTTAGAGGAATTGGGTCAGAAGGAGAAGACGATTGGTAAACTCGAGGCAGAACTGGCCGGAAATCAGGTGGAACGTTTGCTAAGCCAGGTCAAAAGGCTTGATGGTGTATCTGTGCTTGTGGCCGAAGCACAAAATGCTGATGCCAGGGTTTTGCGGGAAATGGGAGATGAGCTTTTGGCAAGGCTAGAGTCTGGAGTGGTGCTGCTTGGTTCCCGACGGGATGGGAAGGCTCTGTTTCTCGGAATGGCCTCCAAGGAGGCTGTAAAGCTAGGTGTTAATGCCGGAGCGATGATCAAAGAAGCAGCTAAAGCAGCCGGGGGTGGAGGCGGTGGCCGCGCGGATATGGCCCAAGCCGGTGGCAAGGATCCCGAAAAGCTGGAGCTTGCTTTAGCGGCCGGTGAAAGAGTTTTGCGTGAGCAATTAGAAAAATAA
- a CDS encoding sugar ABC transporter substrate-binding protein — MTINHTRKVKCMLTIIVLLGMSFLFSLNADAKIKLTLATWTGGIETTYIETIVGEFMKANPNIEVEVVLAHGGPWGRDKYLVMWSGGTVPDLLLLNSGNFENFANRGMLYPLNDFVKNDPDFDLDKYFPVAIEGSSLFGTLYGLPYDVSNHVPYYNKDLFDQQGLTEPGDWTWDDLIAKAKKLTKDIDGDGLNDVFGLGISAHEWYWDSIKSQFDAPLFNEDGTEVYADSQAFVDFMTWYYDLTLVECVAPYDAWGGDWFIDQRVAIATFGPWYRPGLEAVSFSYDVAVPAKGTRRGTVYYVDQFAIASSTEYPQEAWELLKFLTGEEGWDLKMSVGYGGRAIPPLREYGMSNAFLDYWGVSNHIFLEALEYSDRSVAGLPSGVGREFLDLWWPRMWEAWVTPQPLRPILEDIQTTAIRELGLK; from the coding sequence ATGACGATTAACCACACTCGAAAAGTCAAATGTATGCTGACTATCATTGTTCTCCTTGGAATGTCCTTTCTATTTAGTCTCAACGCCGATGCAAAGATTAAGCTTACTCTGGCGACCTGGACCGGCGGAATAGAGACAACCTATATTGAAACAATCGTTGGGGAATTCATGAAGGCAAACCCGAACATTGAGGTGGAAGTTGTCTTGGCTCATGGAGGGCCTTGGGGGCGGGACAAATACTTGGTGATGTGGAGCGGCGGCACAGTACCGGATTTGCTACTACTGAACAGTGGGAACTTTGAGAATTTCGCAAATCGGGGTATGCTCTATCCACTTAATGATTTCGTCAAGAACGATCCTGATTTCGACCTTGACAAGTATTTTCCTGTGGCTATTGAAGGTTCGTCCTTGTTTGGGACACTATATGGGCTCCCATATGATGTGAGTAATCATGTTCCCTATTATAACAAAGATCTGTTTGATCAACAGGGACTTACAGAACCGGGGGATTGGACCTGGGATGATCTGATTGCTAAGGCGAAGAAACTCACCAAAGACATTGACGGGGATGGACTGAATGACGTTTTTGGGCTTGGCATATCGGCCCATGAGTGGTATTGGGATAGCATCAAGTCTCAGTTTGATGCTCCGCTGTTTAACGAGGATGGAACGGAGGTTTATGCAGATAGCCAGGCATTCGTTGACTTTATGACCTGGTATTATGACCTCACTCTTGTAGAATGCGTTGCCCCATACGACGCGTGGGGTGGCGATTGGTTCATTGATCAGCGTGTAGCTATCGCTACCTTTGGACCATGGTACCGCCCAGGATTGGAGGCTGTGTCCTTCAGTTACGATGTAGCCGTTCCAGCGAAAGGGACTAGACGTGGCACAGTTTACTACGTTGATCAGTTCGCGATAGCATCTTCCACTGAGTATCCCCAAGAGGCTTGGGAATTGCTGAAGTTCCTTACCGGCGAAGAAGGCTGGGACCTCAAGATGTCTGTTGGTTATGGAGGAAGAGCAATTCCGCCATTGCGCGAATATGGGATGTCTAACGCATTCTTAGATTATTGGGGTGTGAGCAATCACATTTTCCTAGAAGCCTTGGAGTATTCAGATAGATCTGTTGCGGGGCTTCCTTCAGGGGTCGGACGTGAGTTTCTTGATCTATGGTGGCCAC
- a CDS encoding U32 family peptidase produces the protein MQRIELLACGGSPEKTKTALLYGADAVYVGGKAFSLRASAKNHTIDDLKALIDYAHDLGRRVYVTVNIYARNEQLPRLKDYIRTLSAIGADAIIVSDPGVVAIAREVAPELPLHLSTQASTTNRAAVSFWAHQGIRRVIAARELCLAEIGEIAKETSIELECFVHGAMCVAYSGRCLLSAYMAARSANQGDCAHPCRYRYAVVEEKRPGEYFPVEEDDQGTYIFSSKDLCMIDHLPELVEAGATSLKIEGRMKSVHYVATVTNAYRRAIDAYYTSVRSYQGILEDLREELNKISHRPYTTGFYFGHPQDEAVTPDEDTKAGCRFVGIVVDYDKEESVAKIEVRNTLHPQEELEFLLPGQEPVFLKAQFTFQDPARGEVAHPNDLIYMKMPQVPIGTVIRAPIYR, from the coding sequence GTGCAAAGGATCGAATTGTTAGCCTGCGGGGGAAGCCCCGAGAAGACTAAGACGGCTTTACTCTATGGGGCCGATGCAGTTTACGTTGGAGGAAAAGCCTTTAGTCTGAGAGCTTCGGCGAAGAATCATACCATAGATGATCTGAAGGCACTAATTGATTATGCCCATGATCTTGGTCGTAGAGTCTATGTGACGGTTAATATCTATGCACGAAATGAACAACTCCCCCGGTTAAAGGATTATATCCGGACGCTCTCAGCGATTGGTGCCGATGCCATTATTGTTAGTGATCCTGGTGTCGTGGCCATAGCAAGGGAGGTTGCCCCAGAACTCCCCCTACACCTTAGTACCCAAGCTAGTACGACAAATAGAGCAGCGGTGAGCTTTTGGGCTCATCAGGGGATTAGGCGGGTGATCGCGGCTAGGGAGCTTTGCCTAGCAGAGATAGGGGAGATTGCCAAGGAGACCTCGATAGAACTAGAGTGCTTTGTCCATGGTGCCATGTGTGTGGCCTATTCTGGGCGTTGTCTTCTTAGTGCCTATATGGCGGCCAGAAGTGCCAATCAAGGGGATTGCGCTCATCCTTGTCGCTACCGATATGCGGTAGTTGAGGAGAAACGACCGGGAGAGTATTTCCCGGTGGAAGAAGATGACCAGGGAACCTATATCTTTAGTTCCAAGGATCTATGTATGATTGATCATCTACCTGAGCTTGTTGAAGCGGGGGCTACCAGTCTTAAAATAGAGGGCCGCATGAAGAGTGTCCATTATGTGGCGACGGTAACCAATGCCTATCGGCGGGCGATCGATGCTTACTATACTTCGGTCAGGAGCTATCAGGGGATTCTAGAAGATCTACGGGAAGAACTCAACAAGATTAGTCACCGCCCCTATACCACCGGGTTTTATTTTGGTCACCCACAAGATGAGGCCGTGACTCCCGATGAGGATACCAAAGCAGGCTGTCGGTTTGTCGGCATTGTTGTCGATTACGACAAAGAGGAGAGCGTGGCCAAGATTGAGGTCAGAAACACGTTGCATCCCCAGGAAGAACTGGAGTTCCTGCTTCCCGGACAAGAACCGGTTTTTCTCAAAGCCCAGTTTACCTTTCAAGATCCCGCTCGGGGAGAAGTAGCCCATCCCAACGACCTTATTTACATGAAAATGCCCCAGGTGCCAATTGGTACGGTTATCCGAGCACCCATCTACCGATAG
- a CDS encoding IreB family regulatory phosphoprotein: MTEHDKTVMFRMEKEKSKAAVVLASVYEALEEKGYNPVSQIVGYLISGDPAFITSHGKARSLIRTVERDELLEELVECYLKNLERGKK, encoded by the coding sequence ATGACAGAACATGATAAGACCGTTATGTTTCGCATGGAAAAGGAGAAGAGCAAGGCAGCCGTAGTACTTGCTAGCGTCTACGAGGCCCTGGAGGAGAAAGGGTACAACCCGGTTAGCCAGATTGTGGGCTATCTGATATCCGGGGACCCTGCTTTCATCACCAGCCATGGCAAGGCCCGGAGCCTAATTCGTACGGTGGAGCGGGATGAGCTACTTGAGGAACTAGTGGAGTGTTACCTCAAGAACTTGGAGCGGGGGAAGAAGTAG
- the mltG gene encoding endolytic transglycosylase MltG has translation MRNPKAGWTRIFQYLIGLLVWCVLIGVIALGFYLGYYTLPLTGENTAVETVVTIPTGMSTTEIGLMLHAHELVRSSDAFALMSRVLGVDGALMAGNYNLSPSMNLLEIIRRLREGEVVTYRVTIPEGANIREIAAILSSRGLVDEERFIELASDSRLVFGDDFPFEKPIESLEGYLYPDTYLFTDSTEEMLIKRMVDQFIKTVLPVVGSTDSEYTIHEIVTIASIVEKEIIYHDERALVAAVYHNRLKQGMRLQADPTIQYILDRPVSRLLYSHLQIESPYNTYRNDGLPPGPIGNPGVLSIEAALNPAQVDYLFFVARGDGRHHFSKTFSEHVAARRRLQ, from the coding sequence GTGCGTAATCCTAAAGCGGGTTGGACCCGCATCTTTCAGTACCTAATTGGGTTGCTAGTCTGGTGCGTTCTAATCGGGGTTATCGCGCTAGGGTTTTATCTGGGTTATTATACCTTACCGCTTACCGGCGAGAACACGGCCGTTGAGACCGTAGTCACTATTCCCACTGGTATGTCCACCACCGAGATCGGACTAATGCTCCATGCACATGAGTTGGTACGTAGTAGCGATGCCTTTGCTCTGATGAGCCGGGTCTTAGGTGTGGACGGCGCACTGATGGCCGGGAATTATAATCTAAGCCCTTCGATGAACCTGCTGGAGATCATTCGACGCCTGCGGGAAGGCGAAGTGGTCACCTACAGGGTAACAATTCCGGAGGGTGCCAATATTCGGGAAATTGCCGCGATTTTATCGAGCAGGGGCCTAGTTGATGAGGAACGGTTCATTGAACTAGCAAGCGATAGCCGTTTGGTCTTTGGTGATGACTTTCCCTTTGAGAAACCAATTGAATCATTGGAAGGTTACTTATATCCCGATACCTATTTGTTCACCGACTCCACAGAAGAGATGCTCATTAAACGGATGGTGGACCAGTTCATCAAGACGGTCTTGCCTGTGGTAGGTAGTACGGACTCGGAATATACGATCCATGAGATTGTGACCATTGCTTCTATTGTGGAGAAGGAGATTATCTACCACGATGAGCGGGCGTTGGTGGCTGCAGTTTATCATAACCGTCTAAAGCAGGGGATGCGCCTACAGGCGGATCCCACGATTCAGTATATTCTTGATCGGCCCGTGAGTAGACTGCTTTATAGCCACCTACAGATTGAGTCCCCCTATAATACCTATCGAAATGACGGGTTACCCCCAGGACCCATTGGTAATCCTGGGGTATTGTCCATCGAGGCCGCACTAAACCCCGCCCAAGTGGACTATCTGTTCTTTGTTGCTCGGGGTGATGGCCGACACCACTTCAGCAAGACGTTCAGTGAGCATGTGGCGGCCCGGCGAAGGCTTCAGTGA
- a CDS encoding DUF1292 domain-containing protein translates to MHEDNDIILEDEEGKEHSFSLFEVLTVEDQTYAVLVPKDDPEEGAIILRFEEDEEGLEVLVSIENDDEFARVVEALDEITEIEVVP, encoded by the coding sequence ATGCACGAAGACAATGACATTATTTTGGAGGATGAAGAGGGTAAAGAACATAGTTTTTCCCTATTCGAAGTGTTGACTGTGGAAGATCAGACCTATGCTGTACTTGTTCCAAAGGACGATCCCGAAGAAGGAGCCATTATCCTGCGCTTTGAGGAGGATGAAGAGGGACTGGAAGTCTTGGTATCCATTGAGAACGATGATGAGTTTGCCCGTGTAGTGGAAGCCTTGGATGAGATCACAGAGATAGAAGTAGTTCCTTAA
- a CDS encoding aldo/keto reductase, translated as MERVKLGSTDLWVSPLCFGALAVGPLQRNLSVVEAARVMGYALERGVNFIDTAKLYQCYPHIAKAVGQREDVVIASRSYDYTFEGMRASVDEARTMLNRDVIDIFMLHEQESELTLRGHRPALDYLQEAKAKGIIRAIGVSTHHVACVEAVCAHPEIDVVSPLLNKAGLGIIGGREKMEQAIARAHALGKGVYLMKVLGGGHLISDVLSAFGYALSFPYAHAAAVGMSTIEEVETNIQIFSGRSVDQDTLSGLIRDKTLHIDSWCQKCGTCVKKCPAGALSLEETGPVVDRKKCLLCGYCGAVCPEFALKII; from the coding sequence TTGGAAAGAGTCAAACTAGGAAGTACGGATCTTTGGGTGAGCCCTCTATGCTTTGGTGCTTTAGCTGTGGGTCCGCTGCAACGGAATTTATCTGTTGTAGAGGCTGCTCGGGTCATGGGGTATGCCCTTGAGCGGGGTGTGAATTTTATCGATACAGCAAAACTGTACCAGTGCTATCCCCATATAGCCAAAGCGGTAGGTCAGAGGGAGGATGTGGTCATTGCCAGCCGATCCTATGATTATACTTTTGAAGGAATGAGAGCATCGGTGGATGAGGCTAGGACCATGCTGAATCGAGATGTCATTGATATTTTCATGCTCCATGAGCAGGAGTCAGAACTCACCCTGCGCGGACACCGACCGGCGTTAGATTACCTGCAGGAAGCCAAGGCAAAGGGGATCATCAGGGCTATTGGTGTTTCCACCCATCATGTGGCCTGTGTTGAGGCGGTGTGTGCTCATCCCGAGATTGATGTGGTCAGTCCCCTGTTGAATAAGGCTGGCCTTGGGATTATCGGTGGGCGGGAGAAAATGGAGCAGGCTATCGCCAGGGCACATGCCCTCGGTAAGGGTGTTTATCTAATGAAGGTGCTCGGTGGAGGACACTTGATTAGTGATGTGCTTAGTGCATTTGGGTATGCGCTAAGCTTTCCTTATGCCCATGCAGCGGCGGTGGGGATGAGCACTATTGAAGAGGTGGAGACGAATATCCAGATCTTTAGCGGGAGATCTGTGGATCAGGACACCTTGTCTGGTCTTATCAGGGACAAGACCTTGCACATTGACTCGTGGTGTCAGAAGTGCGGTACCTGTGTGAAAAAATGCCCGGCAGGGGCCTTGAGCTTGGAGGAAACCGGTCCTGTGGTGGATCGCAAGAAGTGTCTGCTATGTGGGTATTGTGGTGCTGTGTGTCCGGAGTTTGCGCTGAAGATTATTTAG
- the ruvX gene encoding Holliday junction resolvase RuvX, translating to MRIMGLDLGQKRIGVALSDPLLLTATGHSVIPRRGLEKDIHTICDLVKEYDVGEIVVGLPVRTTGEEGPEAEKARGFAQRLQKRCPQSQIVFFDERFTTVVAERVLIEGNVRRKQRRQVVDKLAAAVVLQNYLDYRSRKEELSEGE from the coding sequence TTGCGTATTATGGGACTGGATCTTGGCCAGAAGCGGATCGGTGTTGCCTTAAGTGATCCTCTTTTACTTACGGCTACAGGTCATAGTGTGATTCCCCGCCGGGGTTTGGAAAAAGACATACATACCATTTGTGATTTGGTGAAAGAGTATGACGTAGGGGAAATTGTGGTGGGGTTGCCTGTGCGGACTACGGGAGAGGAAGGTCCCGAGGCGGAAAAAGCACGGGGGTTTGCGCAACGACTCCAGAAAAGATGTCCGCAGAGCCAGATCGTATTCTTTGATGAACGGTTTACAACTGTGGTAGCCGAACGGGTTCTTATTGAAGGGAATGTACGCCGGAAGCAACGACGACAGGTTGTTGACAAGTTGGCCGCAGCTGTTGTGTTGCAGAATTACCTGGATTACCGAAGTAGAAAAGAAGAGTTATCCGAAGGGGAGTGA